Proteins encoded together in one Triticum dicoccoides isolate Atlit2015 ecotype Zavitan chromosome 7B, WEW_v2.0, whole genome shotgun sequence window:
- the LOC119339145 gene encoding proteasome subunit beta type-3: MSIFEYNGSAVVAMVGKNCFAIASDRRLGVQLQTVATDFQRVFKIHGKLYIGLSGLASDAQTLYQRLVFKHKLYQLREERDMKPETFASLVSSMLYEKRFGPYFCQPIIAGLGQDDEPFICTMDCIGAKELAKDFVVSGTASESLYGACESMYKPNMEPEELFETISQALLSSVDRDCLSGWGGYVLIVTPTEVQERILKGRMD; encoded by the exons ATGTCG ATCTTCGAGTACAACGGCTCCGCGGTGGTGGCGATGGTGGGGAAGAACTGCTTCGCCATCGCCAGCGACCGCCGCCTCGGCGTGCAGCTGCAGACCGTCGCCACCGACTTCCAGCGGGTCTTCAAGatccacggcaagctctacatcggccTCTCCGGCCTCGCCTCCGACGCCCAGACGCT GTACCAGCGGCTCGTGTTCAAGCACAAGCTGTACCAGCTGCGGGAGGAGCGCGACATGAAGCCCGAGACCTTCGCCAGCCTCGTCTCCTCCATGCTCTACGAGAAGAG ATTTGGGCCGTACTTCTGCCAGCCAATTATTGCTGGACTTGGACAGGACGACGAGCCATTTATTTGTACCATGGACTGCATTGGTGCAAA GGAACTTGCTAAGGATTTTGTTGTCTCAGGGACAGCATCAGAGTCCCTATATGGTGCTTGTGAATCCATGTACAAACCCAACATG GAACCCGAGGAACTCTTCGAGACCATATCACAAGCCCTGTTGTCGTCAGTTGATCGCGATTGCCTCAGTGGGTGGGGAGGCTATGTTCTAATTGT GACACCGACCGAAGTTCAAGAGAGAATTCTCAAGGGCAGGATGGACTAG